One window from the genome of Sesamum indicum cultivar Zhongzhi No. 13 linkage group LG15, S_indicum_v1.0, whole genome shotgun sequence encodes:
- the LOC105178096 gene encoding protein trichome berefringence-like 7, with amino-acid sequence MSSFNRSVSFKQRAANVGSPRFSRKTSGSRMFRALITIGSLFSFFLAIGCGYVYVLPNLTLAFHNNESRFSHTNSSTSMCDVFDGNWVLDDSYPLYNASECPFVEQGFNCLANGRTDDDYLRWGWRPKNCDIPRVNVQRALEALRNKRVVFVGDSMSRTQWESLICLLMTGVEDKGSVYEVNGNMITKQIRFLGVRFSSFNFTIEFYRSVFLVQHNWAPKNVPKRVRSMLRLDKLDDISKEWINSDVLIFNSGQWWVPGKLFGTGCYFQVGESLKLGMSIATAFRTALQTWASWVDSTINPEKTRIFFRTFEPSHWRNLTLRQCNVTKLPLSEIEGKDYSPFSDTVFEVVNNMVVPVTVVHITPMSASRSDAHVGTWSDRPSLSDCSHWCLPGVPDIWNEIVLAYLLGNFGASSG; translated from the exons ATGAGTAGTTTTAATAGAAGTGTTTCCTTTAAACAAAGGGCTGCAAATGTTGGAAGCCCAAGATTTAGTAGGAAGACTTCGGGTTCGCGGATGTTTCGAGCTTTGATTACTATTGGATCGttgttttcattctttctGGCCATTGGTTGTGGATACGTGTATGTTTTGCCAAATCTTACACTTGCTTTCCACAATAATGAGTCTAGATTTTCGCACACCAACAGTTCAACAAGCATGTGTGATGTTTTCGATGGAAATTGGGTTCTGGATGATAGTTATCCCTTGTACAATGCTTCAGAGTGTCCTTTTGTAGAACAAGGATTCAATTGCTTAGCAAATGGTCGAACGGATGACGATTACCTGAGGTGGGGGTGGAGGCCAAAGAATTGTGACATCCCAAGAGTTAATGTGCAGCGTGCTTTGGAAGCACTCCGAAACAAGAGAGTAGTTTTTGTTGGTGATTCAATGAGTAGAACTCAGTGGGAATCTTTGATTTGTTTGCTAATGACTGGTGTTGAAGATAAGGGAAGTGTTTATGAAGTCAATGGAAACATGATTACAAAGCAGATTCGGTTTTTAGGTGTAAGGTTCAGTTCCTTTAATTTCACTATCGAGTTTTATCGATCAGTTTTCCTTGTGCAACACAACTGGGCACCCAAAAATGTTCCAAAAAGAGTTAGATCGATGCTTAGATTGGACAAACTGGATGATATCAGTAAAGAATGGATCAATTCAGATGtgctaatttttaattctggTCAGTGGTGGGTTCCAGGGAAGCTCTTTGGCAC GGGATGCTATTTCCAGGTTGGCGAATCACTGAAACTTGGAATGTCAATTGCCACAGCCTTCAGAACCGCATTACAAACTTGGGCATCTTGGGTTGACAGTACTATCAATCCAGAGAAAACACGCATCTTCTTTCGAACTTTTGAACCATCTCACTGGAG GAATTTAACTCTGCGACAGTGCAATGTGACCAAGTTACCTCTTTCAGAAATTGAGGGAAAAGATTATAGTCCTTTCTCAGACACTGTATTCGAGGTGGTAAATAATATGGTAGTTCCCGTTACTGTTGTTCATATAACTCCCATGTCAGCATCTCGAAGTGATGCACATGTGGGTACCTGGAGCGACCGACCATCTCTATCTGACTGTAGCCACTGGTGTCTACCTGGAGTACCCGATATCTGGAATGAAATAGTCCTTGCATATCTGCTTGGTAATTTTGGAGCTTCTTCTGGATGA